TTCTGTTTTGTGGATAAAGCCGGAATTTTGCGAGAAAGGTTAAcactaataaaaataaagtaaatcttggaggttttgtttaaaacattatataccAAATTGATGTATTAATGAACCCACCCTGCTCACACGCaaagaaaatgtattataaaGCTATGAATTGTTCGCCTGAAtacaataattaatgaaaaatggaAAGATGATACTAGTATACAGGCTATATAGAATTATATGAGAACTGTTGAGTTGatagtttgatttttatttgcaGTGCAGAAAAAATCGTACATTTGGAGTTTGtcgatattttatttattttttatttttttggggggggggggggttacatgtGCCCCCTCATTTGAAAAAACCGACCCtactatattaaatatatatacatgtacatgttattagGTCCTTAGCAAATGAGTTACATGTACCatggcaattttaaaacaaatatgcaCGCCAGGGGTATTCGCACATTGCATTCGTTACCTTCCATTATACTAACGATTTTTTAACGATCGGGTATGAAATATCAGTAATGAAATGCAAACTACATGCTACGTGATTTTCAATGCATAAATTAAATTGCTCATTTTACATTGTATCCTCTTTAATCGAAGGACAACAATGCAAGCAGCATCAATTTGATAAGTCCATAACATAAATCATGGGTGAATTTATTAATGCTGACTATACATAAACACTTGACCATTTGGTACTAATGGTGACAAATATTCTCTACAATGGGATAGCAagccatttattttttttagcatttagCTTTTTTCGTGAATTTTTCGGTGATCGATACATTTGAATCCATGATATGCGCTTGCAAAATCATTGGcccataatttttttctccagaATCATTCAAATGTCGAGACATATTTGTTTGTATCagacagatttgtatcagttaCTGCTTGAAATAAACCACATTTCGgaggtgggggaggggggattgGTCGGTTGGTTCCAAGCTAACAGAGAAGTAATttacattcgctatttttaaTCATAGCGGTGACGTTtacgtgtttaaaaattttcaaagattaatattaaattttttttaggacTACCGAAGTTATGTTATCACCAATTAATCTGAGGGAATATAGATTTCCAAGTCATCTACGGTACAAAGCATGTACACTAATACTGTGTAGGTCAACAAAACAAATAACTATGAAATAACTGTACATGTGTACACATATACAGAGTGTGTTAaataggaaaaaaatgaaaattcgcACACTAAATCAAAATTACAGTAATTTGATTTACCTGCCATCTACATATTACAGTGGAAGCAGAATCAGATGAACTCGAAAACAATTATCCAAaatcatatgaaacaaatagcATCTACCCCTTATTGAAACATATAAAAATCATACtctaaacaatgaaaaactTCTAGAGGAAGTATAAAATGCTGAAAAAGAGTAATTTCATTCTATTGCAAAATCGTACCTTCTGTCCTGGAAAGGCCTAGCCAAGACTGTGTTGGGGagcgagaaaaaaaaatctattcttAAAACATAACTTATAATGGCGGTGAGCTGCCTACAAGAAGTTTTCGGTTTTTGGTAATATTGACAAGAGTAATTGAAGTAATAAAACAAACAGCTCTCGTCTTTCTGGCAGTCTCTGTTGGTGAAAACCTGCGAACATAGTAACTCTATACAGACGACATCGATTGGGCGGGAATTATATATCAGACAGACGACCGCGGAAAAATTTTAACGGATGTCGTCGTACTAGGTTTCTCATTCTCTCTTCATTAAGATAAGTTTCCCGAATCTCTATCTCTTTGCACCTTAAATctatattggaaaaaaaattcagtgcTTGAATCTTTCTGAATTATGGGTGGATCAATATAAAAGCAGTGGATTCTTTAGCCTCACAGAAAATGGTATATTATAGAAAtactttacaccatttttttttgggggggggggggtgagaagAGAAGGTTTTTATAGGAAACCTTTTTTTTGTagcaagggttttcggtccactttgctcgctagccaagggttttcgctccactttgctccccataaagcatggggtttatggggagcaaagtggaccaaaACCTTaggggtttatggggagcaaagtggaccgaaaccTTGGCTTAGCGAAGATGCCTACAATCACAAGTTGCATTcattatatcatatttacattttccagtgtctttgcctgtgataacactacgtatcgattatgtactataaaacccataacttcaaatgacgccaaattgaggcaccagcggggtttgctgatttatatttaaatatttaatcgtacgatggcttaaaattatataaatataagtaataaggactcattctttgaatattatgaggtgataatttcggtcggggcgtgatcaaatatatcataaagcccttcgggctttattggatttgatcacgccccgaccgaaattatcacctcataatactcaaagaatgagtccttattccttaaataaatgcatattggTCCCATTTGTTTCCATACAGTTGCGTGGACAAAAATAGCATAAATAACATGCATGTCTTTCATTTAACGTGGCGTTAACTACTAAGTAAACGTAACACATCACAGgtgttttattcatttcacaAAACCGATGAACAACCATtgataaatatgaacaaaatgaGACCAGGTTTCAATGGACTTGATCTCTTGATTTAACGTGCTCACTTTTGATCAATTTCACTTTTGTGCTATATCATTGAACTCCGTTTTTATCCCCTCCCCTTATAAATGGTCTTTTTTGTTATGAACAAGCTTATATACAATTTGTTTCTTAAACACATGCTTAAATAGCGGTCAAGATCAGGGCTAAACTAGAGTGGTCCTTGTTCTATGACGTGTATGCATTGATTATTTCTCTATCTTGATAATAATTAATGAAAGTACAGGTACTGTAAGCAATCTCACAaatgataccccccccccccccccccagcgaagAAAATATTGTAACTCAAGTATTTCTCTTATTGGAAGTAATGATGCAACTATTTTTCTTATGGCgaccttgaacttgcacaaaTGACCAAAGCTCAAGGTCAATACTACAATACTATTTACAAATAGCATCCGGCCATAAGCAATCTTAGtttgaagtaagaacttcaaatgtttctccatacgcaagatatacatgtagacctaacatgaatattgcatgtttccttccagtgaccttgaacttgcccaaaTAATCTTGGGTCAAAATCATCCTCGGGTaaaaagcaatctttgtgtgaagtgcACTGACAGACAGATGAACAAGGTGATCcttatatacccccccccccccccacgaaaatatttgtttgcggggaggggggggataaaaaataacacaaaacaaaGTGTTAACATCATAAAGGATATTTACTCAGAAATGCACCTGTAAAACtttacattatatgatatatattataaaacatttgtactgAATTTGATGTGTAAAACCACATCTGGGATCTAATCTACCTCACTAGCTAACAGTAAGTTTCAAACTAAGGGGTACTAATGAATGCAGTATGTCCAATTACTACACTGGCTTTGTGTTGTACTCTTTGTAAAAGTTGAAGGTGTTTTTTTCAGAAGCAAACCTGAGGGTCTAAAACTAGttgtatatttcatacaaaCTGCTTGTGTTGTCAGATAAAAGCCTGAAATTATCATCCGAAATGTTGAAACTTGGGAAGAGAAACACTGCAAATATATATCTAACGtgatatataaaaattcattaaaaattcaattgctTTAAAATGTAATAGATATTTGTAAAAACCAAATATTTCATGCTCaattatgaaacaaaaatattgccaCTTGGTAGAAGATATGTCCTTGGAAATAGTTTTCAAATTCTTTCACCTTCCTTGAGACAATAGTTTAGACTATACCATTTATATTAGGCATGTACAGTGTAATAGCTGTATGTTTATTTAGCAATGACAATGATATTTAAGCAGTTATCATCCTCTTCCACTATTGATGATCATTAGACTTGTATCCAATAACAACtaacataaaatcaaaaatagcaCTGATGGTCTttgtttctaaaataaaatgaaactatttaaaGATAAACTAAAGATGAGCTGATTTGCAGTTATAATGCTAAAAAGAGAAATGTAGTGTTAAAAGTGTATTTGGTATTCTTGCAAATTTTGCAAAAAGAAGATGTCATTATACAATAGTATAAACTCGCTTCTTAACATAAAACACATTTTCTCCCTAAAAGCTCTAAAGAATTTGGCCTTGCTCCGTGCTATGTTCAAGCATCTTTTGATATGTCTTTGCTACAAAATGTTTCCATTAAAAGTCTTGCTGTTTTAAAACTTCATCCTCAAACAAAAGCTGTTAGTTTACACATTAATATCACAAAGAGGATTGAGGCTCTTCCTTCTCTCTTCAAACAGGAGGGATCTTCGCTTGGCTTTCTTTCCAGCAAAagatttctgaaaaataatttcaaatataatggTTGAGTTTGTTTGCTCCCAGTTCACTTAATAGGGAAACTCACAGCTACGGGTATTTTCTCTAAAAGAATCtaaaatttccttttaaaaaaatgctaaaacaaattattaaacaCCATTATCCTTGCCCTCACctcttcaaatgaaataaattagtACTGTGgattcattaatattcaagggtatcaattttcgtggaaaaagtgaaaatcacagtttcaaggatacgtaaattcgtggccaatgaccctatcaatacaaaatgatagtagaaattgcacttcaatgaacatttcatttcatgaataaacttaacaacgaaatccatgaaaattggtattcagcgaatattgatgaaaccatagTATGAGTTGATGTATTAATAAAGTTCTTACTGGCACATGAGGGCTGTTCTCATCAGCAGAACTAAAATCGTGATTTTCGTTTTCCTTGTCAACTTCTGGACTGTGGAAATTCTGGTTGGCAAACTTCTTCTGGAGGGCCAGGGCAATCATTGAGGCGGGGTCAGCGGTGGGGTGGGACTGGACTTTGGACTTTAGTGGTGTACCCCCTGGTGACCTTCATTGATTTGAAACAaaagtttaatgaaaatccaAACATCTGAACGAAACCCCCTGAGTGCATGATCTGACAGTGTAAATATATTAGACCAAGggccttttttaaatattgattgcATACACAAACAAGTAactcatttgttttatttcatatataggCTGTCCAAAATTAATTCTATGTTTAAAGTCACCCGGTCCATAGGTTTAGGAGTaattgttgtttaaaaagaaagaaaaattttgaattttatttctttccagtttgattttactttttgcAACTTAAATCTGtagaaattcaaaatgtttaggGCACATTATGGATTACACATTGGATGCCTAGAGATATTGTCCCTAAAACTGACAGGAATACtgtatttgtattaaaaaaatatttataaatgaacaaaaatcacatttgaaaattttaattttattgcccTTCCTCTTAGATTTGGTATTTTTAAGGTGATGTTAAACGTAACTTTAGACAGCCTTCCATTTGCAATTTAAGTCTTTAGTTTTTAATTGTACCTCTGGATAGATCTGAGTTTCACTGATCCCAGTCCTTTCAACACTTCAGACATGGTGGGAACCTTTGTTGTTGAGGCAGTTGGCACAACATCAGGAGTGTTTCTGTTTTCTACCCTGTCTTCTTCTATGTTCTCCAACTTCTACAATACACAGCATAAAAGACTAAAACATTTAGCATAAAGACTACGACATACAGCACAAAGACTACAACACACAATATAAAGCACAAAGGCTACAACACACAATATAAAGCACAAAGACTACAATACACGGCACAAAGACTACAGCATACAGCACAAAGACTACAACACACAGCACAAAGACTATAATACACAGCACAAAAACTACAATACACAGCACCAAGACTACAGCATACAACACAAAAACTACAATACACAGCACAAAGACTACAATACACAGCACAAAAACTACAACACACAGCACAAAGACTATGCCATACAGCACAATGgcaacaaaaacaaatcaaagactATACCAAACAAATCAAAGACTAcaacaaacaaatatatatgcatgtataccATGGTAAATTCCATTCATTGCACAATACACTGAACAAAAGGAATAATTACTTACTGTATTCAATtacatacaaaataattttttctataaacaGTGACATCATTACCTTTCTTAACACTTCATCTAAGCTGGGTTCCTTCTTGACCGGTGTTGACGTGTTCAGCGGGGGAAGTGGGGGTGGTGGGGGAGGAGGGGGTGGGGCACAGGGCACTCCAGAAGTCTGGGGAGGTGTCTGTGCCACTGAGTTGGTATTCGATGGAGGCATCACTAtataaaacaagagaaaaataaaGTGTTAACTTGGTCAATCCAATGCAGATATCTATAATCAAATCAACTTTTGAAATCTATATGTTTTACTGACAGATCAATGAGATcaactttaaagaaaataaaatccgAACCCCCTTCCCTATGAATAAATTTGTGCTGATACAAAGAACAATTCCCAATGccaaaaaagttgatttttccaaaatttcccAATTCaactataaatattaatattaacaatatattgatattaaaacaaaaccacAGGCCATACAATTTGTTTACGATGAAACATTGTACAGTTAGACTAACTTGTTCACTTCCTCTTAGAatcaaaaagaaacaaaacaattacaatGTATGTTGTCAAACACATGCTGTAAACAATCCAAACAAATCAACATCACACGTGATCATGACTGAGTTTAGGCGTGACACCTACACTGAGACCGGTTGATCTGCTCCTGGTTGATGACCAACATGGCGATCTGTTGTCGGAGACTGGACAGCTCGTCCTGTAGGGCGTTCAGTTTACTGGCAGCTTGGGGGTCAGAGGTCATGGAGACAGAGGAGATCATGGTGGAGTTCATCAGGGGCATGTCGTCCGGTCGAACAGTGAACAAGTCCTCCCCTGGTTCCCCCTCACCCTCCTCTTCTCCGTACACACTCTCCAGTTCTGTGTCGCTCTCACCATCCTCTCTCTTAGCCCTGTTTAAAAATTGAGCAATGAAATCATGTATGTCAAAATGGAACAATTTCTACATTTTCTATGAAGGAACATGAGAGCTTCAGTAGAGACCTGAATCGAATGAGGTTGTTGCCTAGGTCTTCCTCCACCCATAGTGGATCCCCCTCTGAGGTAGCGTTGGTACACAGAGAAAGGAAGGAGGAGTCACTGCCCCAGCTATCCTGTCTCTGCCGTCGGGGTCGAATCAAGTGTTGCTACAAGGACAGAGACAgcaattcaaatcaaattggagtttaaaatattgaaatttgaacTTTGAACTTTCCAAAACTTAATGGCATCCAGTGTTGATAAAGAAATTTGCATGTTCATGTGCTGGATCCAAaattaacaaatacatgtagattaatggGCCAAAAATATCTCCTTTTTTCAGTGTACAAGACTAGAGGAAATGACACgttaaaacatttgaattggTAATACAGTATTTCTCTGCCTACAAGCAAGTTCAAACAATTTACAGTTACATATTTACAAAGACCCTTTAGTTTTCATTGTTGCAGGATCTTTGTCATAAAAAATTACCATTGGGTAAAATTTCTCTTAGTTGTACAAGAAGAATGTGTATTTACCTGGATTTTTAGTCTTTTTGGCGGCTTTGTTGGAATAGCTGTGGCAAGAATCCTGACCAAACTTCTGTGTCGGATGTCAGACCGCCACCTGACCCAGTTATGGATCATGCGTCGCCTTCTTTGGGTCACACTTACGTCCCATCTGTTACGAAGGGAGGCCCTCATATCTCTCTGTGCATCGCATCCTCGTACATATAGTAAATGTACATAGTCAGCCTGTTAAGACAAATAagttaatatttcattgaatcAAAAAGAAAATCTCATAATAATCTCAGAAGATATAATTATCTACATTATTTCAGTTATGAGAAACTACCAATtagatattgaattattttactgtaaataTGTTACAGGTAATTGAAGTCAAGATCTCtataacaaaaaatgttcaaaaaacattttttaagtaGATTGATCCTAAATTTGATCTTTGATGTGAGAATCTGAAAATCGGCAGTGCAgcttatttttttaactaacCAAATCATCTGCATCAACTCCTACATAATCCAGTATAACTCTCAGAATAGTAACAGCATCATCTATAACATCCA
This portion of the Magallana gigas chromosome 7, xbMagGiga1.1, whole genome shotgun sequence genome encodes:
- the LOC105317355 gene encoding mitochondrial fission regulator 2 gives rise to the protein MDVIDDAVTILRVILDYVGVDADDLADYVHLLYVRGCDAQRDMRASLRNRWDVSVTQRRRRMIHNWVRWRSDIRHRSLVRILATAIPTKPPKRLKIQQHLIRPRRQRQDSWGSDSSFLSLCTNATSEGDPLWVEEDLGNNLIRFRAKREDGESDTELESVYGEEEGEGEPGEDLFTVRPDDMPLMNSTMISSVSMTSDPQAASKLNALQDELSSLRQQIAMLVINQEQINRSQLMPPSNTNSVAQTPPQTSGVPCAPPPPPPPPPLPPLNTSTPVKKEPSLDEVLRKKLENIEEDRVENRNTPDVVPTASTTKVPTMSEVLKGLGSVKLRSIQRSPGGTPLKSKVQSHPTADPASMIALALQKKFANQNFHSPEVDKENENHDFSSADENSPHVPKSFAGKKAKRRSLLFEERRKSLNPLCDINV